In the Pseudorasbora parva isolate DD20220531a chromosome 5, ASM2467924v1, whole genome shotgun sequence genome, attagCAGTACTCTTAATTTAGgtccacattttgtttttgtggctgcctttattcccactctttaaactctgaaattaaacaatttagtttttttccacttccctgatGGTCTTGATGATCTCCACGTctgagaagtttcgcttctttgccgtcttccgtgtgtccatggcgtaaaatgagggcgtgggggagacttgaatatatatatatatatatatatatatattatatatatatatatatatatatatatatatatatatatatataacaataagcgtaattaataaaaaaagcgtaattaataaaaataaaaaaaataataataaaaaaaaaaaaaaaatatatatatatatatatatatatatatatatatatatatatatatatatatatatatatatatatatatatatatatatatatatgggcttgttattattctaatgacgatcgttttcagccgcgacatttatcaagggcaggtattgcgtacacctggattgcagagcttcataaatcagacgtgagaggagtgtaagcataatcttacgcaagattgataaatgagggtcattgtttctataaatatatttttagaatgGTGATACTAATAAATAAGTACAAATGGAGCTATAATACATTGTAACCATATTGTTAAATAGAATGTTTTGCTATTGATTCACCAATTCAGTTTATtcatttaataacaatttttgCTTATTCTGaatatcaaattattattatattacttgTACCTCATGGGTCTGAACTTAAAACTTTGCTCACTTAGATCTTTGGGCAATGCTTTTTCATGTGGACATGTAGACTAGATCCATGagtgaaactcttcccacataAAGAGCACTGGtgcggcttctctccagtatgaATTCTCTTGTGATCTTTCAGGTGTGAAGACTGAGAGAAACTTTTTCCACAGTGTGAGCACTTGTATGGTTTCTCTCCAGTATGAATCCTCTGGTGTGATTTTAGGTTGCTCGGTTTAATAAAGGTCTTCCCACAGTCTGAGCAAACATAAGGTCTTACACCAGTATGAATCACCTCATGCTGTTTTAAATACTTAAGTACtgaaaaactctttccacataaagaacaaatgtaaggCATCACAGCAGCATGGGATTTAAGGTGTGTTCTTAAGTACGATtccaaaacaaatgttttatcaCACTGATCACAGCTGAATGATCTCACTCCAGAGTGACGGCGCAGATGATCTGTGAGAGCACTTCTCTGAGTGAACCTCCTTCCACACTGAGTGCATGTgaacggtttctctccagtgtgaattctcatgtggtcATTGAAGTGTCCTTTGcgactgaaactctttccacactgagtgcaTGTATGAGGCCTCgttccagtgtgaattctcatgtgcaCATTAAGGTATCCTTTAGTTGTGAAACTTTTCCCACACTCACAGGTGAAAGATCTATTGTCTCCAGTGCTTTCAGCTCGTTTCTTTGTAAAATCctttttagtctctgaaatgatgTTCCCATCTTCatttttgaaatgctggggTTTTTGAAACTGATGCGCTTCATTAACTTCCATTGGGTCTAAGATCAACATAATACATTTCCATAATTTAATTAAAGGaaaaagtaaaaacataaaaaatattctTAATTAAGCACAAATCTGGAATTCTACAGAGTCTACTAGTATCTAAATGTAAACATTCTAAGTTTAAAACGTTTTTGTCAGTTTTCATCTTAATGTTCTATATCAGTCGTTAAAGAGAATAAAGGAAAACGCCAACCTATTTGTTCCTCTGTATCTTCATATTTTATTCTGCAGGGTTCTTCCTTAATCTCCATCTTTACAATGGTATGTTTCTACTGAAGTAATTCCTCCCGTTTCTTTTTCTTCTCCTGTGGGAAGAGGGGCATTTAAACTTTCCAGCATTTAAACTTATGAACGGCTGTGGGAGCGGCTTCACTGACTGAACGTGTGAATTGTGGTCGCTGTTgctcatttagcagatgctcaTCACGCTTACAATTACTCTCAATTATCcatgtgcaaatgttttgctCTAATAGTCAATTGGAAACACTTCCcatgatatttgcatttacatttaatcatttggTATACCCTTTTATACAAAGCTACTTACTCATTAGGAAAACAATAGAAGCAATCAAACCAACAACAGGGCAACAATATGCAAATGCTGTGCTGGTCCCAGTtagaaagtgtaaaaaaaagttacacttttaacttttagttttagtttaacTTTGATTTCTACCGAGGGGTGAACAGTGGTGCTTTCCTCAGTGCATAACTAACATTtcacataatatattgcataGCCTACATTACGTTCACTGcatcttttttgttattttcacCAGTTGTTGCTTTCAGcaaataaatgctctaaa is a window encoding:
- the LOC137075071 gene encoding zinc finger protein interacting with ribonucleoprotein K-like, which translates into the protein MEIKEEPCRIKYEDTEEQIDPMEVNEAHQFQKPQHFKNEDGNIISETKKDFTKKRAESTGDNRSFTCECGKSFTTKGYLNVHMRIHTGTRPHTCTQCGKSFSRKGHFNDHMRIHTGEKPFTCTQCGRRFTQRSALTDHLRRHSGVRSFSCDQCDKTFVLESYLRTHLKSHAAVMPYICSLCGKSFSVLKYLKQHEVIHTGVRPYVCSDCGKTFIKPSNLKSHQRIHTGEKPYKCSHCGKSFSQSSHLKDHKRIHTGEKPHQCSLCGKSFTHGSSLHVHMKKHCPKI